A window of the Deltaproteobacteria bacterium genome harbors these coding sequences:
- a CDS encoding NAD-dependent epimerase/dehydratase family protein: MKRRVVITGVAGFIGSNLAVRLLEEGFNVIGIDNLSYGRHEQIPAGVRFLEMDIRSPKLRDVIEPDDVIFHLAAKNCISDCQENPVETSDINVTGSVSVLEAARIKKAHKVIYAETSALYEGCQKLPSNESEVSPQSFYALSKFAEMKFVEGYQRFFGVRTTGLRYFNVYGPRQDYRRTIPPVMSAFIINLLQGKRPVIYGSGQKRRDFVYVDDVNEFHLLCLQNSHTDNRTFNVGSAENYSIQEIFEQIEGILKINLEPIYKTDLPGEAQETLADIQEAKSLGWAPKIFLKEGLKRSIAYIQDLVLPQLAKEEGGLK; this comes from the coding sequence GTGAAAAGACGCGTTGTCATCACGGGTGTGGCAGGCTTCATTGGAAGCAATCTGGCGGTCCGCTTGCTCGAAGAAGGTTTCAACGTCATCGGCATCGATAACCTTTCCTATGGTCGGCATGAACAGATCCCTGCCGGAGTCCGTTTTCTGGAAATGGACATCCGTTCTCCAAAACTTCGTGACGTTATTGAACCGGACGATGTTATTTTTCATCTCGCCGCAAAAAACTGTATCAGCGACTGCCAAGAAAATCCGGTCGAAACCTCAGACATCAATGTCACAGGAAGTGTGAGTGTCCTCGAGGCAGCCCGGATAAAAAAAGCACATAAGGTCATCTACGCGGAGACATCTGCCCTTTATGAAGGATGTCAGAAACTTCCCTCCAACGAGTCCGAGGTTTCTCCTCAAAGCTTCTACGCCTTGAGTAAGTTTGCCGAAATGAAATTCGTTGAAGGGTACCAAAGGTTTTTTGGTGTCAGGACAACAGGCCTTCGCTATTTTAATGTCTACGGCCCCAGACAAGATTATCGACGAACTATCCCTCCTGTCATGAGTGCCTTCATTATCAATCTCCTTCAGGGAAAAAGGCCTGTTATCTATGGAAGTGGTCAAAAACGTCGCGATTTCGTCTATGTCGATGATGTGAATGAATTCCATCTTCTCTGTCTTCAAAACAGTCACACCGACAATCGAACCTTCAATGTTGGTAGCGCCGAGAATTACTCGATCCAGGAAATTTTTGAACAGATTGAGGGGATTTTAAAAATAAATTTGGAACCGATTTACAAGACCGACCTGCCCGGAGAGGCTCAGGAAACCCTCGCGGACATCCAGGAGGCAAAATCCCTGGGCTGGGCCCCCAAGATCTTCCTCAAGGAAGGGTTAAAAAGATCGATTGCCTATATCCAGGATCTTGTATTACCACAATTAGCAAAAGAAGAAGGTGGCTTAAAATGA
- a CDS encoding galactokinase yields MIVTRTPFRVTLGGGGTDLPSYYEKFGGFIFAMGIDKYMYVIINPPIIDNKIRLHYSQSEIVDHVSDLKHELAREALRFHKIYEKMEISSMADLPAGTGLGSSSCYLIGLLTALHHYRRDYVSLEELAEEACHIELNVLKKRIGKQDQYMATHGGLTVLNISEGGKVSVRSIDLGSGAIADFVAKTHIYYTGLRRDAVEVLSHQDTALRSETPAQQVVLDSMHRIKELGLKSLEAIESENFDTWGEMLHDHWESKKRLSHRITVDQVDKIYDTARKEHHVLGGKIIGAGGGGFLMLYCAKNSKRLEQFMEANGMPRLHYTVEAEGAKVVASLASSRALSFHPQKNNG; encoded by the coding sequence ATGATCGTTACACGGACGCCATTCAGGGTAACTTTAGGTGGAGGAGGAACCGATCTCCCCTCTTATTACGAAAAATTTGGGGGTTTTATTTTTGCCATGGGGATCGATAAGTACATGTATGTCATCATCAATCCCCCCATCATTGATAACAAGATCCGCTTGCACTATTCCCAAAGTGAGATCGTCGATCATGTCTCAGATCTCAAGCATGAATTGGCACGCGAGGCGCTCCGTTTTCACAAAATCTATGAAAAAATGGAGATCTCATCGATGGCCGATTTGCCTGCCGGAACCGGTCTTGGCTCGTCAAGCTGTTATCTGATCGGTCTTCTCACAGCACTTCATCACTATCGGCGTGACTACGTTTCCCTTGAAGAACTTGCTGAAGAGGCCTGTCATATTGAGCTCAATGTCCTGAAAAAAAGGATCGGAAAACAGGATCAATACATGGCGACCCACGGCGGATTAACTGTTTTGAATATCTCAGAAGGGGGTAAGGTTTCGGTCCGATCGATCGACCTTGGTAGTGGCGCCATTGCCGACTTTGTTGCCAAAACACATATTTATTATACCGGACTTCGACGTGATGCGGTGGAAGTCTTATCGCATCAAGACACTGCCCTGCGCAGCGAGACACCAGCCCAGCAGGTTGTTTTGGATAGCATGCATCGGATCAAAGAACTTGGCCTTAAGAGTCTCGAAGCGATTGAAAGTGAAAATTTTGATACGTGGGGAGAGATGCTTCATGATCATTGGGAGAGCAAGAAACGTCTCTCCCACCGAATCACTGTGGATCAAGTGGATAAGATCTATGATACCGCTCGAAAAGAGCACCATGTGCTCGGAGGCAAGATTATTGGAGCTGGTGGAGGCGGTTTTTTAATGCTCTATTGCGCCAAAAACTCGAAGCGTCTCGAACAATTCATGGAGGCCAATGGCATGCCTCGACTTCACTATACTGTAGAGGCCGAAGGGGCCAAAGTCGTCGCCAGTCTTGCCAGCAGTCGTGCCCTCTCGTTTCATCCACAGAAAAACAATGGGTAA
- a CDS encoding thrombospondin type 3 repeat-containing protein, with product MRYLSKTLLFLLLATGAVLITASGAEASCEDFETDDQLTCEDHCTVWRTGMWYNDGSLQNRLALMSGRYCHCWIWFANQMDGITQDSTWTFASGRCSDGYGVILTGANFEDEVGEEAGQLGIEIDARRVTFGNNCAYKMNLDDQHAIQDLTIVVSPGKRSKALCDLQGRDIYVRNVTTRLCSSGNTRACEFEGTTVVEREGCPSNSNDLDGDCWENDLDNCPSVYNFDQANSDGDLLGNVCDGAGGSLANDADNDTVPDGEDLCPTIPARPGEEDEHRCEIAYNCSGFGFFRICIPSGCQVAVNSDADSYPDRCDPDDDNDGVCDGDEAVNYGVGARCVEGEDGRDNCPLDANGSNKNEDNQSDDDDDGMGDACDPFPEDPLNDWDGDGRGADSDNCPFNDNDGWVDADGDGSGDACDSFTDSDHDGVEDSDDECSDTDTGTTVLGNGCPDADGDSIPDNRDTCESTPAGTLVDLNGCAASQPETDSDGDTIPDGRDTCPETPAGTLVTATGCVVEEIDADGDDVPDLIDQCPGTVDVTVVGYNGCEDTDQDSVPDNLDSCLGSPAGAVVAVNGCTLEGDSDGDGILDGADLCPAIRSTQVDIDNDSEGDECDSDADGDERINEEDNCRLIANLDQADTDQDGVGDLCEGSAFTTDTDGDGILDIFDCAPMNRELFTLPACYGDADGDGSPDPQERERGTDPKKSDTDGDGVLDLIDCGPNDASVGLMGTCGGETRVNVDPDGDGKGLDDNCPFAVNGDQNDTDGDGIGDLCDPTPNVSSTQDADGDGLIDDEDNCPLVPNPNQTDSNGDKTGDRCQGDRDGDGIGDAEDICPSHFNMDQADEDGDGKGNPCDEDFNPALSIRAGGGGCALIPSRD from the coding sequence GTGAGATATCTCTCTAAAACCCTTTTATTCTTGCTCCTGGCGACAGGGGCAGTCCTTATAACAGCGTCTGGGGCGGAGGCCTCCTGTGAGGATTTTGAGACCGATGACCAGCTGACCTGTGAGGATCACTGTACCGTTTGGAGAACGGGAATGTGGTACAATGACGGGTCCCTTCAGAACCGTTTGGCCCTGATGTCTGGTCGCTATTGTCACTGCTGGATCTGGTTTGCCAATCAGATGGATGGTATCACCCAAGACTCCACCTGGACGTTTGCCTCAGGGCGGTGTTCGGACGGATATGGGGTGATCCTGACAGGCGCCAATTTTGAGGATGAGGTTGGAGAGGAGGCAGGTCAGCTCGGGATCGAGATCGATGCTAGAAGGGTCACTTTTGGGAACAATTGTGCGTACAAAATGAATTTGGATGACCAGCATGCGATCCAGGATTTAACGATCGTTGTCTCTCCGGGGAAGAGAAGCAAGGCGCTTTGCGATCTTCAGGGGAGAGATATCTATGTTCGCAACGTAACAACACGACTCTGTTCGAGTGGTAACACCCGTGCCTGTGAATTTGAGGGGACGACAGTTGTGGAACGTGAGGGGTGTCCTTCAAACTCGAACGATCTGGATGGGGATTGTTGGGAGAATGATCTCGATAATTGCCCAAGTGTCTATAATTTTGATCAAGCAAATAGTGATGGAGATTTATTGGGGAATGTTTGCGATGGGGCCGGTGGGTCTTTGGCGAATGATGCCGATAATGATACCGTTCCGGATGGAGAGGATCTCTGCCCGACGATCCCGGCACGCCCAGGCGAAGAGGATGAGCATCGTTGTGAGATTGCCTATAACTGCAGTGGGTTTGGTTTTTTTCGTATCTGTATTCCAAGCGGGTGTCAGGTCGCAGTTAACTCAGATGCAGATAGCTATCCCGATCGTTGTGACCCGGATGATGATAATGACGGGGTTTGTGATGGGGATGAGGCGGTTAACTATGGGGTAGGGGCCCGATGTGTCGAAGGTGAGGATGGGCGTGACAATTGCCCTCTCGATGCAAACGGAAGTAACAAGAACGAAGACAATCAGTCTGATGATGATGACGATGGGATGGGGGATGCCTGTGATCCGTTTCCTGAAGATCCCTTGAACGACTGGGATGGAGATGGTCGTGGAGCCGATTCTGATAACTGTCCTTTCAATGACAATGACGGTTGGGTCGATGCGGATGGAGATGGTTCCGGGGATGCCTGCGATAGTTTTACCGATTCAGACCACGATGGGGTGGAGGATTCCGATGACGAGTGTTCTGATACAGACACGGGAACAACTGTTTTAGGAAATGGTTGTCCTGATGCCGATGGGGATTCTATCCCGGATAATCGGGATACCTGTGAATCAACTCCAGCGGGGACCCTTGTCGATCTGAATGGCTGTGCTGCCTCTCAGCCCGAAACCGATTCTGATGGGGATACAATCCCCGATGGTAGAGATACCTGTCCTGAGACACCAGCGGGCACTTTGGTGACAGCGACGGGGTGTGTTGTCGAAGAGATTGATGCGGATGGAGACGATGTCCCTGATTTAATCGATCAATGTCCAGGGACGGTAGACGTTACTGTTGTTGGCTATAATGGCTGTGAAGATACGGATCAGGATTCGGTTCCGGACAATCTTGATTCTTGCTTGGGGTCTCCTGCCGGAGCGGTGGTCGCTGTGAATGGTTGTACGTTAGAGGGGGATTCCGATGGAGATGGGATTTTAGACGGGGCGGATCTTTGCCCTGCGATTCGAAGTACTCAAGTTGATATTGATAATGATAGTGAAGGCGACGAGTGTGATTCAGATGCCGATGGCGATGAACGGATCAATGAAGAGGATAATTGTCGACTCATTGCCAATCTCGATCAGGCAGATACCGATCAGGATGGGGTTGGCGATCTCTGTGAAGGCTCAGCATTCACGACCGATACCGATGGCGATGGAATTCTCGATATCTTCGATTGTGCCCCAATGAATCGCGAGCTTTTTACCCTCCCGGCCTGTTATGGAGATGCCGATGGGGATGGATCACCCGATCCTCAGGAAAGGGAACGGGGGACAGATCCGAAGAAGTCGGATACCGATGGTGATGGAGTTTTGGATCTGATTGATTGTGGTCCTAATGATGCCTCGGTAGGCCTCATGGGGACGTGTGGTGGGGAGACGAGGGTGAATGTGGATCCCGACGGGGATGGGAAGGGGCTCGATGACAATTGCCCCTTTGCAGTGAATGGCGATCAGAATGATACCGATGGCGATGGTATTGGGGATCTCTGCGATCCGACACCGAATGTTTCTTCGACTCAAGATGCCGATGGTGATGGGTTGATCGATGATGAGGATAATTGCCCCTTGGTTCCAAATCCGAATCAGACCGACAGTAATGGGGACAAGACGGGGGATCGATGCCAGGGGGATCGCGACGGGGATGGCATCGGCGATGCTGAGGATATTTGCCCAAGCCACTTCAATATGGATCAGGCTGACGAAGATGGGGATGGTAAGGGGAATCCGTGCGATGAGGATTTTAATCCAGCCTTAAGCATTCGTGCCGGTGGTGGGGGGTGCGCGTTGATTCCGTCCCGGGATTAA
- a CDS encoding flippase-like domain-containing protein: protein MAFLKKTVPWLIVLATFYYLFKKYPLDQVIQAARHINFSLFISYSITYFVFMWIVDCWSLARLFSRFGSSTLVREVMPVRLATYLIMVLNYSAAQGVFAYFFKRAKQVSFSKSSSLILFITIIDLYWTITLAFIGSCLASPLVQGHQLSYLISIIWSAATAGLISLNFFWKLPAHWKLMQWLQKRELFHAFHQANIKDYLFTMITRLPMHLAVNTIFYFVAFSFGAHLPFVKVIMYLPIIILIGALPITPGGLGTTQLAAVEFFQNDIQGKIIDQGLVTPAELLLAMSLAFVFFNYFLKALSGSFFLKKATNYAKS from the coding sequence ATGGCTTTTTTGAAAAAAACGGTGCCGTGGCTGATTGTCTTGGCAACCTTTTACTACCTTTTTAAGAAATATCCCCTGGATCAGGTCATCCAAGCGGCAAGGCATATCAATTTCTCTCTCTTCATCTCCTACTCAATCACCTATTTTGTCTTTATGTGGATTGTTGATTGTTGGAGTCTCGCAAGGCTCTTCAGCCGTTTTGGATCTTCTACCCTTGTCCGCGAAGTGATGCCGGTCCGCTTGGCAACCTATTTGATCATGGTCTTGAATTACAGTGCTGCTCAAGGAGTTTTCGCCTACTTTTTCAAACGGGCCAAACAAGTCTCATTCTCGAAAAGTTCCAGTCTGATCCTTTTTATAACAATCATCGATCTTTATTGGACTATTACACTCGCATTTATTGGCTCATGTTTGGCCTCTCCCCTCGTTCAGGGCCACCAGCTTTCATATCTTATTTCAATTATCTGGTCTGCGGCTACCGCAGGACTTATTTCTCTTAATTTCTTTTGGAAACTTCCAGCCCACTGGAAACTCATGCAATGGCTTCAAAAAAGGGAACTTTTTCATGCCTTCCATCAAGCAAATATAAAAGATTATCTTTTTACGATGATCACACGACTTCCGATGCATCTGGCTGTGAATACCATTTTCTATTTTGTCGCCTTTTCTTTTGGCGCTCACCTCCCATTTGTTAAAGTGATCATGTATCTTCCAATCATTATTCTTATTGGAGCTTTACCCATCACGCCTGGAGGACTGGGGACAACACAATTAGCTGCTGTGGAGTTCTTCCAAAATGATATTCAGGGGAAAATCATCGATCAAGGCCTCGTCACTCCTGCGGAGCTTCTCTTGGCGATGAGCCTTGCCTTTGTCTTTTTTAACTATTTTTTGAAGGCTCTTTCGGGTTCTTTCTTTCTGAAGAAGGCGACAAACTATGCCAAATCATGA
- a CDS encoding UTP--glucose-1-phosphate uridylyltransferase, producing MKKIRKAVIPAAGLGTRFLPITKVIPKELLPIGTKPAIQYVVEEAVEAGIEEVIIVSHRSKPAIENYFKLDPSFSQIQFVYQEEPRGLGDAVLCAQRRVGDDPFVVLLPDVIIAEKKSGADQLLQATQEKYTWGVLLREVPKSETAAHGIVGVKKIGEGLFEVSQAVEKPRPETAPSNLTIFGRYLFTPEVFSLIERSQPTALGEIQLTDAINLLAQRTVGLGVVCRGACFDVGIPEGLLKASTYFLTSRK from the coding sequence GTGAAGAAAATCCGAAAGGCGGTTATTCCTGCGGCGGGATTGGGGACTCGTTTCCTCCCGATCACAAAGGTCATTCCAAAAGAGCTTCTCCCTATTGGCACCAAACCGGCGATTCAGTACGTGGTCGAAGAGGCGGTTGAGGCGGGCATTGAGGAAGTGATTATCGTTTCACATCGTTCTAAACCAGCGATCGAAAATTACTTCAAATTGGATCCATCTTTTTCCCAGATTCAGTTTGTCTACCAGGAAGAACCAAGAGGATTAGGTGATGCGGTTCTCTGTGCCCAAAGACGAGTGGGGGATGATCCTTTTGTTGTCCTGTTGCCCGATGTCATTATCGCAGAAAAAAAATCGGGGGCAGATCAACTCCTTCAGGCGACCCAAGAGAAATACACGTGGGGGGTTCTTTTAAGAGAGGTTCCCAAGAGTGAAACAGCGGCCCATGGGATTGTTGGTGTGAAGAAGATCGGAGAGGGGCTTTTTGAGGTGTCTCAAGCGGTTGAAAAACCACGGCCCGAAACAGCCCCTTCAAATCTGACGATTTTTGGAAGGTATCTTTTTACACCCGAGGTTTTTTCGCTGATTGAGAGATCCCAGCCAACGGCCCTCGGCGAGATTCAGTTGACCGATGCGATCAATCTCCTAGCGCAAAGGACAGTTGGTCTCGGGGTTGTTTGTCGGGGAGCCTGTTTTGATGTGGGGATTCCGGAAGGACTTTTGAAGGCGAGTACTTATTTCCTTACATCAAGGAAATAA
- a CDS encoding Gfo/Idh/MocA family oxidoreductase, translated as MGKPISVAVIGSGLIGRRRADSAQKHPRSRVVSVVDQKHAVSESLANQLECRSSTDWKETLQSPEVDAVTISTPNGFLAEIAIAALKSGKHVLVEKPMGRNLKEAQEMAAVAKSSGKILKIGFNHRYHPAIAKTKHLLSEGAIGKIINIRARYGHGGRPGYEKEWRGNPQLAGGGELTDQGVHIVDLLQWFAGMPDEAFAFLQTAVWPIQPLEDNAFGLFRYKNGMVASLHTSWTQWKNLFSFEIFGTEGSLTIEGLGQSYGTEKLIKNVRNMRGGVPAVSEEVYDGPDSSWSLEWNDFINAIDNNMPFWGTPKDGVRAMQMIEALYQSAQQHRPITIEENQDEL; from the coding sequence ATGGGTAAACCGATTTCTGTTGCGGTCATTGGATCCGGCTTGATCGGAAGGCGCCGTGCCGATTCAGCTCAGAAACACCCACGCTCAAGGGTTGTATCGGTTGTTGATCAAAAGCACGCTGTATCAGAATCGCTTGCGAATCAGTTGGAATGTCGATCCTCAACTGACTGGAAAGAGACTCTCCAAAGTCCAGAAGTGGACGCTGTCACAATTTCAACTCCTAACGGTTTTTTGGCCGAGATCGCCATTGCCGCACTGAAGTCAGGGAAGCATGTCCTCGTCGAAAAACCTATGGGGCGAAACCTGAAGGAAGCCCAGGAAATGGCGGCTGTCGCAAAGAGTTCAGGGAAAATATTAAAAATCGGTTTCAATCATCGCTACCACCCTGCAATCGCCAAGACAAAACATCTTCTTTCGGAAGGAGCTATTGGCAAGATCATCAACATAAGGGCTCGTTATGGACATGGAGGCAGGCCTGGTTATGAAAAGGAATGGCGAGGGAATCCACAACTCGCAGGAGGAGGAGAACTCACGGATCAGGGAGTCCATATTGTCGATCTCTTGCAATGGTTTGCAGGAATGCCGGACGAGGCGTTTGCCTTTCTCCAAACGGCTGTCTGGCCAATCCAACCTCTTGAGGACAACGCCTTTGGGCTCTTTCGATATAAAAATGGAATGGTTGCAAGCCTCCATACCAGCTGGACCCAATGGAAAAACCTTTTTTCCTTCGAAATCTTCGGAACGGAGGGATCGCTAACCATTGAAGGGTTGGGGCAGAGTTATGGAACAGAAAAATTAATCAAGAATGTTAGAAATATGAGGGGTGGAGTTCCTGCTGTGAGCGAAGAAGTTTATGACGGCCCTGATTCTTCATGGAGTCTTGAATGGAACGACTTTATCAATGCCATTGACAACAACATGCCTTTTTGGGGAACTCCCAAAGACGGTGTTAGGGCTATGCAAATGATAGAGGCCCTTTATCAATCGGCCCAGCAACATCGGCCCATAACAATTGAGGAGAACCAAGATGAACTATAG
- a CDS encoding NAD(P)/FAD-dependent oxidoreductase, with translation MQVVIIGAGIVGLHSANLLQEKGHDVFVLDSAPFLAEHTSGRNSGVIHSGVFYKTGSFKEKVCIEGNRLTYEWIEKLHVNYKPCGKWVVPEEGQENDLDPFFEKIRKLPMPPPQKFSKSELKEKEPSLRPSEAIFVPSTGIVDAAGYVKAMANFIEAKGGQVILNCQVKEIHENKLETSGGEIPFDLCVNSAGLFADEIAKVAGLEGYTIKPCRGDYYLLNKQPVSRPVYHLPYGGTHGLGVHLTPTLDGQTLLGPNAFFIEEKLDYKHHSSPEAYENAVRFYLPQLKDFKIDVAYSGNRPKLYRDNQAVGEFVTQKKGNWIHLLGIESPGLTSAPALAKELISLM, from the coding sequence ATGCAAGTCGTTATCATCGGTGCTGGCATTGTAGGTCTTCATAGTGCCAACCTCCTCCAAGAAAAAGGGCATGACGTTTTTGTGCTCGATAGTGCACCCTTCCTCGCAGAGCACACCAGTGGCCGGAACAGTGGTGTCATCCACTCGGGTGTTTTTTATAAGACAGGCTCATTCAAAGAGAAAGTCTGTATTGAAGGAAATCGTTTGACCTATGAATGGATTGAAAAGCTTCACGTCAATTACAAACCCTGCGGCAAATGGGTTGTTCCTGAAGAAGGACAGGAAAACGATCTCGATCCCTTCTTTGAGAAAATCCGAAAACTGCCCATGCCTCCACCTCAAAAATTTTCAAAAAGTGAGCTAAAAGAGAAAGAACCCTCCCTCCGTCCTAGCGAGGCGATTTTTGTTCCCTCCACAGGAATCGTCGATGCCGCCGGATATGTAAAGGCGATGGCCAACTTCATCGAAGCAAAAGGGGGGCAGGTGATTCTGAATTGCCAAGTGAAGGAGATTCATGAAAACAAACTGGAGACCTCGGGGGGCGAGATCCCTTTCGATCTTTGTGTTAATTCAGCAGGGCTTTTTGCTGACGAGATAGCAAAGGTGGCGGGTCTTGAAGGTTATACAATCAAACCTTGTCGGGGGGATTATTATCTCCTAAACAAGCAGCCGGTCTCTCGACCGGTTTATCACCTCCCCTATGGGGGAACCCATGGGTTAGGAGTGCATCTGACTCCAACCTTAGATGGTCAAACCCTACTCGGACCAAACGCCTTCTTTATCGAAGAGAAATTAGATTACAAACATCACTCCTCCCCAGAGGCATATGAGAATGCAGTTCGTTTCTATCTGCCTCAGTTAAAGGATTTTAAAATCGATGTTGCCTATTCAGGAAACCGTCCCAAACTTTACCGAGACAATCAGGCAGTTGGCGAATTCGTCACCCAGAAAAAAGGAAACTGGATCCATCTCCTTGGGATCGAATCTCCCGGCCTGACCTCGGCCCCTGCCCTCGCCAAAGAGCTTATTTCCTTGATGTAA
- a CDS encoding SIS domain-containing protein: MNYSQSYLLEAKSIIDELNPEGIEKIAKGLHSLREGGGRLFVLGVGGGAGHANHAVNDFRKIVGLESYAPTDNVSELTARINDDGWETSFANWLKVSRISARDGILVFSVGGGNEKARISVNIVNALKLSKESGAKIFGIVGRDGGFTAQVADAVVIIPTVNKQNITPHTEAFQAVIWHLLVSHPLLALHATKWESVQI; this comes from the coding sequence ATGAACTATAGTCAGTCCTACCTCCTGGAAGCCAAGTCTATAATTGACGAGCTCAATCCAGAAGGGATCGAGAAAATTGCAAAAGGCCTCCATTCACTGCGTGAAGGAGGTGGGCGTCTCTTCGTCCTCGGCGTGGGAGGAGGAGCCGGTCATGCCAATCATGCGGTAAATGATTTCCGAAAAATTGTCGGCCTGGAGTCTTACGCACCAACCGATAATGTTTCCGAGTTAACTGCAAGGATCAATGACGATGGTTGGGAAACCTCGTTTGCCAATTGGCTCAAAGTCAGTCGAATCAGCGCACGCGATGGAATATTGGTTTTCTCTGTTGGTGGGGGCAATGAAAAGGCACGTATCAGCGTGAACATCGTCAACGCCCTTAAATTGTCCAAGGAATCAGGGGCCAAAATTTTTGGCATCGTCGGTCGAGACGGCGGCTTCACGGCTCAGGTAGCCGATGCCGTTGTCATCATTCCGACCGTGAATAAACAAAACATCACGCCTCACACGGAGGCGTTTCAGGCGGTCATTTGGCACCTTCTTGTTTCTCACCCCCTCCTCGCCCTTCATGCAACAAAATGGGAATCGGTTCAGATTTAA
- a CDS encoding mannose-1-phosphate guanylyltransferase/mannose-6-phosphate isomerase: MPNHDKHLYGVILAGGSGTRLWPLSRRLYPKHLLSFNEQESLLQITARRILSRISPQQVTTITHLDHLHEVHQQLQAVHQDLTKQIFAEPEARNTLPAIAWATGFLHQKDPEALIMVFPSDHLIQGEEALHSSLSKAVSIARDGYLVTLGIRPTGPATGYGYICAGQALNGTEAFRIQSFTEKPDSETAHSFIKNGHYYWNAGIFAFAAKTFQEELKSIHPEIYEMMQKWIHKRELSYGSLPHLSIDYGIMEKTKKGAIIPADISWSDLGSWEAVYEHSNKDTSDNLIQGNVVVSDCHDSLFVSREGCLAAIGLSGMAVVQTEGATFISPLNRTSEVKKIVEQMVKGQNKNLTEGYSTITRPWGSFTVLVERENFKVKKIVVRPGQKLSLQQHRHRAEHWVVIEGTARVINGDKELLLETNESTYISKGNKHRLENPGATPLVIIEVQTGTYVGEDDIERFEDLYGRI, encoded by the coding sequence ATGCCAAATCATGACAAACATCTTTATGGAGTGATCCTGGCAGGAGGTTCAGGGACAAGACTTTGGCCTCTTTCCAGAAGACTCTATCCAAAACACCTCTTGAGTTTTAATGAGCAGGAGAGTCTGTTACAGATCACCGCAAGACGCATTTTGTCCAGAATTTCACCACAACAAGTCACAACGATCACCCATCTTGATCATCTTCATGAAGTGCATCAACAACTACAAGCGGTTCACCAGGATTTGACGAAACAGATTTTTGCTGAACCTGAGGCCCGCAACACACTTCCTGCTATCGCGTGGGCAACCGGTTTTCTTCATCAAAAAGATCCTGAGGCATTGATCATGGTCTTCCCTTCCGACCACCTGATCCAAGGTGAAGAGGCCCTTCACTCTTCTCTCTCGAAGGCAGTTTCGATTGCCAGAGATGGGTATCTCGTGACTCTTGGCATCAGACCTACGGGACCAGCTACAGGTTACGGTTATATCTGCGCAGGACAAGCTCTGAATGGCACAGAGGCCTTTCGTATCCAGTCATTCACTGAAAAACCGGATTCCGAGACCGCACATTCATTTATAAAAAATGGGCATTACTATTGGAATGCAGGAATCTTCGCTTTTGCAGCAAAAACTTTTCAAGAAGAGCTAAAAAGTATCCATCCTGAAATTTACGAAATGATGCAGAAATGGATCCATAAGAGAGAACTTTCTTATGGATCTCTCCCACACCTCTCTATCGATTATGGCATTATGGAAAAAACCAAGAAGGGAGCGATTATTCCTGCTGATATCTCCTGGAGCGACCTGGGCAGCTGGGAAGCGGTTTATGAGCATTCGAATAAAGACACCTCCGATAATCTCATTCAGGGAAATGTCGTTGTTTCGGATTGCCATGATTCTCTCTTTGTCTCTCGCGAAGGTTGCCTCGCAGCAATTGGACTCAGTGGGATGGCTGTTGTCCAGACGGAGGGGGCTACTTTTATCAGTCCTCTCAACAGAACCTCTGAGGTCAAGAAAATCGTCGAGCAGATGGTGAAGGGACAAAACAAAAATCTCACCGAAGGTTACTCGACGATCACTCGCCCTTGGGGTTCTTTTACAGTCCTCGTGGAAAGGGAAAATTTCAAGGTCAAGAAGATCGTTGTCCGTCCGGGGCAAAAATTAAGTCTTCAACAACACCGGCACCGCGCCGAACATTGGGTGGTTATTGAAGGAACCGCAAGGGTCATCAACGGAGATAAAGAACTGCTTCTTGAAACGAATGAATCCACCTATATCTCAAAAGGAAATAAACATCGGCTGGAAAATCCAGGTGCCACCCCCCTCGTAATCATTGAGGTTCAGACTGGGACCTATGTTGGGGAAGACGATATTGAGCGCTTCGAAGACCTCTACGGTCGAATCTGA